Sequence from the Meleagris gallopavo isolate NT-WF06-2002-E0010 breed Aviagen turkey brand Nicholas breeding stock chromosome 22, Turkey_5.1, whole genome shotgun sequence genome:
GAGGATGTTAGCAAGCTCCAGAATGAATGGGTGTCTCTCATAGAAAGGTACTGTCAGCTGTGCAAGGGTGGCTTTCTGTCCCAGGAGGAATCCCAAGGAGACACCTCCTCTGAAGCTGATTATGAGAATGTTACTGTAGCTCTGAATGAACATAAAGAGGAGGCCCTCCATTTCGATGTGAGTGCTGCAAAAATCAGTCTGAACAAGCCTTCAAACTCACAGACAAAGCCTGTGAAGGGAGATGTAGCCCCAGCATCAGCATCTACTGCAGTTCCCTTAAGTAAGGTGGAGGTGCCACCAGCCCCACCTGCATTCTTCCAGTCCTGCAGCCTTTCTCCCTTGGCAAAGAGAACCAAAGCCTTTCACTGGGATGTTGTTCCTTGTGATAAGGTAAGGGTGAAACTGACAGTAAGtgcttaataataataatagtagtagtagtagtagtagccTGGATTACACGTATAGTTAAAATTCAGCTATGCCAGAAAAGGACCTGAATGCCCTTTGTATATTCGGAATGGAACAAAGTGACCCTGTTCttctggctttttcttttccttgtcaCTCCTATGTTCTTAGATTCAAAAGTCTATTTGGGGTTCTTGTGACCCAGGCAAGAAAAAGATAGATGCATCCAGACTCTGCGAGCAGTTCCAGATCCAGGACGTGGCAGTATTTTCAGGCAGTGAACCTTCAGGGAATCAGCACATCATGTTGGATCGAAAAGTTGCACATAACTTCAGTAAGTAAGAACTGTGTACTCCCACTTGTATGCATTTTCTATTCATAATTTTTACCACTTGGTGGGTAAGAGAGGTAATCTTGTGTCTAAATCACCGCATAACTCAGTGCCACTCATCTGTGAGCACAGACCTCCTGGTTCAGTTCTGTAAATGTGGTCCTTCATGACGCACAGTAGAAATATCACATCTCCTGTGTGAAAGTTCTGAGTGTGCCCTCCTGCCGTGATGCTGCTGTCTCAGGGCAGGCGTTTATCATCGTGTATGACACCTGTGAAATCACTGCTAAAAGTGGGACTTCAGCAGATAGTTCTGCTCTTACTGATGACATGATGTGAAGTTTTTTCAGTGACTCTAATGAGAAGTAACAGATACCAAAGAAGCAGGggtagaaacacagaatcatggattgatagaatggcttggattggaagggaccccgaGGATCATTGAGTTCTggcccctctgccacaggcagggccaccaacctccaagAACCTGGTAACTGGTCTTCAATGACTGCTTTGATTTTTGCAGAGATggctttcaaaaaataaattatataacATAGTGCTGTTTTAAGAAATGTTACATGTGTAAAGGGCTCATTTTGAAGTCATCCTGATTTCAACTTTATGAATACTGATAAGAAGGAATATACTTTGGAGATTGTGGAAAGTTTTAACTGAGAActgtaaatggaaataaaacttGTTGGAATTATTGCAATTACAGACTGATAATTTGAAGGATTAAAAGGAAGTGAGCGATACAAAAGTCCTATTTCAGATAAAAAGAATCCAGTAATAGCACTTCTCTCTGCAAAATTATTCCAGTTTCTTTTAggaaatttctttcatttggtTTGCAAATAGCACCATTCTTCCTTTTGATCCAATTGCTCCTACAGTTTCTTTCACTGAGACATTCTATGTCCATTTCTTAATCTTATCCTTAAAGTCCCATCAATGAGATTTTTGACATGTACTTATTTCAGTGGACAGTTCTCAGATCAAAAGTTATTCCTATTCTCAGAATTCTGATTAATCTTCCTGCAAGAGCTGCAAACCACAGTTCTTAAACTAATGACTAAAAAGATGAAGCTCCAAGATGCCAGCTGGAGAAAATCTCTTGAGAATTTGAGTGGATGTCCAAACTCTAAAGAAAAATTAGAGTCCTGGGCAAAGATCTACACAGTAAGTTCAAACCTGGtgtagaagagaaagcaaataaaagctaAGTTATCTCACACGGAGAGCAATGTaccagaaagagagaaacaagaaaaatactttccctttaacaaaggaaaagatttgGGGAGGTGGGCATTAATCCAAAACTGAAACCTTGTGGGTGACAGACTGACTTAGGGATCAAAACATCAGCTCCTGTGACTTGATGGGTGCTTGTTTCTCTGTGTGAGAATGATTTTTCCATGTCAAATCCTTATTTTGCTTAGGAAAATACCTTGAACTTAAGATGACACGgtaatttgggggaaaaaatcaaagaaatgaGTAGAAATTGAGGAGCTGATGATCTTGAGGTCAttccaatcttgtgattctatgattcttccaTGTAATACGAGGATCTTTTTTTCCCGAGGCATTTTTCTTAAGAGTTTCCGTATAAAACCAAGtgagctgaaagaaaagctgtacATTATACATGAAGAGAGTGGTGGACTTACAGATGAACAGATTACGACGCTACGAAGGTAATCTTTTGGTTTCAATTGTTTATTTACaacaaatgctgtgttttggagaaagcaaatttttctgcaaataaCAGGAAATTCAGGAAAGATGCAATGGAGACATCAGATCTATCCTGACCATAGATAAAATGTGAGGGCTGCACACAGAAGGAAGCCCAACACATGTTACAGAAGCTTCACTGCAGACTATCAGTATTTCTGAGTGACAGAGGCTTGCAGGTTTAAAGCcacaattaaaattaattaaattaaattttggaAACTAGAAGTTTaaaaacccaccaccaaaataataattatgcAGAAAGGAATCTGTTTCAGAGGCATGTGAAATTTGGATTGTATCTCTTTGAATAGTCAAGAAAGGAGCAACTCAGAGAGGTTTCCATTGCACTTTCAAGTCTCCACGCAAGGCATGCGATAGCTATGCCATCTCATTGCATGCAGTGTTATGAAAATATGaggtgaaaatgagaaaattgagTGTTTTGCTAAAAGAGATCTCAGGAAAAGGTGCTACTGgcaaagaaagtgaagaagtaaatatatattattaactGTTGATGTGCCTACTTCTTGTGGAGTGAGTTTAGTTCTGGCCTTACAGTTCTGGCCTGATCCTCATTGGTACAGTAGTGTTAAAGTTTGCAGAACTGTGTTTGCACTTAGTAATAAGAACAAGTAGGCCAGATGTGAATATATGGAGTTAATGTCATTGCGTGCAATGATTTGGGCACAGCTTGCCTTGAGCAAGCCATCCCATAACACAGCCTGCTCTTCCCTGCTCATTTTTCCAAGAAGTTATTGCTGGATAAAAGCTGATTGAGCACAGCCAAAACTGGAAAAGTCTGCATTGTCACCAGGTGCTTCTGAAAGGCTGTCTGATGGTTGTTCATCCAATACATGAAAGGAAGGCACAAAAATATCTCACACAGAATTAATGAACCTCTTTGGAAAGTATTAATTCCCTTCTGCTacagtttttccttctccaaaaggTAAAGGTACCTTCTCCACAGCATTGTAAATTGCCTGTAGACCTGCAGATGAACACTACTCACTTATTGTCAAGCCTTGTGCCTGTATAAATGTTTCCAGAAATGCAGATCTAGCTGCAGACCACTGTTTCTGTTGCATCACTGTCTCAAATATCAATAAAGTACAGATGGTTAAAGAATAAATGCAGTGTGCAATAATAATATGCATATGTGCAGTATGTAAAACGAGGAAGTGGAAGAAGTTGTGATGCGTGGAGTGGGATGACTGCTTGGCATTATGGCATGTTCAAGGATGAGGACATCTGctctttgtttgctgttttgcagaTACATGCTAACACCGAAGGATGCAGAGAAGTACCAGGCGTTCAGGGGATGCCCCTCAGAGCTGCACATAGTCGATCAGTTTATGTTGGAGGTAGGAAGCACAGTGTTAAAACACTACATGCTATTTCTAACAGCCTCTTCTGGATAAAATCACTACAAAGAACTGTTCTTGGGCACTTAAATTTACAGTCTTACCAAGAATAATTATAAGAAGGTTTATCTGAGAAAGAGTTGAGACAGTAAAAATGTGCAAAGAGATCTGTAAAATCCATTTTGTATCTCCTACTAACAtgctttcccctcccctccaaaCAAGAACCAGTTACTCTGAAGTAGATTTCCAAAATCTCTAGACATAAAACTGTACACATTTAACTGTTCTTGCTCATGAGAAATGCGTGTCATTGACTTTAATTGGCCCTACAAGCCTTCTCTGTTCAATTCTGTGCAGATGTGTAAAATCCCCCACTTAGGCCAGAGGTTGGATCTCCTGCTAGCCATACGTGAACTCCCTGTGAGCATGGGAGATCTGGAGCCTGTAAGTAATGACAGCTTCATCATTCATTAACATAATCTGTCAATTAAACATTAGAAGCTTCGGTGTGCCTTTCAGAGCTGTGTgactggggatttttttttccactatagCAAGATAATTCATTGTTCATAATGTGAGCAATTAATAGTGTGCTGACCCAGGCGGCCTGATTTCATGATACTTTTCAGATGTAAAGAGCaaaatggttaaaaaataataatcatagactttttaaaaatagatcaTATCTTTGATGGAAATAAATCCACCTCCTGTGCCTGTTGCCCCAGAAGGGAGGTGGCGGCCCTGCAAAAGCAAATATTGATACTGAATTTGGTTGCAGGGAAACTGTACCAAGAATTTTGATTAATCTTCAGCTGGAGTAAACAAGAGAGAGGTGAAGGACGGAGAACCTTATGCTGTGCTTTGGGCTATCTGCTTCCCCCGATGCTTGGCATTTGGAGCAATCTGGTGCattcaaacaacaaaacactttttcttctgaagcattttgagGGATGAGGTTGAAGTTCTTTTGGCAGGGCTACTTTGGTAGCCACAGAAGATCTGACCTCCATGTCAGGCAGTTGTGCCAACACCAGCTTTGCTTCGCTGGGGAACAGAGCCTGACAGCCCCTGGCCTTTCCCAGAGGAAGCTGGATGGGAAGGGAGCAGTGTGACTTGCTTCAGGTGGGGACAATGAGGCATGGCAAAGAACAATTACAGGCACCATTGTTCTACTTGCATATTTGTGTTTCAGCTAATAAACCAGAAAATCCAAGCAAGTAAGCAGCTGCATTCCAGCCAGAAATTTATTGCTGTCTTGGAGTACATTTTAGCCATTGGAAaccatttaaatgaaaatgcgggaaaagagaaggcaaaagGATTTCGATTGTCATCTTTGACCAAAGtgagtaaatatttttcttttcattaagtCATCATATTGTAATGTATGTTATCCATTAGCATTACCTCGGTTTTGCCCTGGGTGCGAAGAAAGGCAATCATTTTTAATGAGTAGCTAACATTTTAACATCTGCTCTTGGTTACACCAGAAACAAACTGCTGTTTAATAATATATTCTGTAATGTGCACTGTAACAAGATGCATTTCCCCACTTCAGACAGTGGCGCTGGCTGGGTGGGGGCACTGCGGTGTTGGATGTGTTGTTTTTCTAATGAGGGAGAATGTCAAAATGCTGACGGCTCCGATATTGAGATCCCCTGGCTGGAAGAGACATCTGAACTGCAGGCCCTCGACTTAAGGAGTGTTTTACACCTTTGTGCAGTGCACTGTCATAGGGACCTTTCATTATCCATAGGCTGTAGCTGCAGCATTCCTTCTGCAGTGGAATAATTCCTTAGTGCTGCTTTTTGCTCTAATGCAAAGCTCTTCTGCAACAGTGGGCCCACGTAATTTTAAGTTCCTAAAGTAGggtataaataaatgaacaaatgcAGAGGGAGGGAACTTTGCCTGGTTTAATGGTTCTGACACCCCCCACCCCACCAGTGCTCTTCTGGATGAATGGATGGGGAGGGAGGTGGCTGCTGTGATCTTTTGTTTCTCCTGACAGAGATATGCTCTATGAACAAACATCATCTGTGCCTGGTCTGTAAGTAGGAGAGAggaggattttgtttgtttatttatttatttatttatatatatgtgtgtgcattttttttatatatatatatatttatacaataTCTTTTCCATCTGGAGATTTTAATATACAAGTGAGTGAGTGATTTATAACTCCAGTGGCAATTCTGAGacacaacctttttttttcttttttaataacagcTGTAGTACTGTATCAATCATAATGAAAAATGccaacaaaatcattttctgccACAGCACATCTTCCCAGATTCAATTAAGGAAGTTTACTGCCTTCACGAACACAGCACACTGCTTTTACATGGAAAGGAATGATATCTCTGTTTGGAGGACCAAAATGAGTTGCAATCACTTAGGATACCTTAAGTTATTACGAATGTATGAAtaagaaagcacaaaagaacACAATGAAGGTGAACGGATATGAAAGCAAAAAGTTTGATCTTAATCAAGAATGTCTGAGAAGCTGCAGATTGAAAAGGAGATATTTGATTTCATTGCACTTTCTATTCTTGTCAGATCTATCCAGGAGCTATCaacatctctgctgctcctaAATTTTTTAAGGAAGTGTAACAGCTCGGTCTGCCAGTTACTGCTCCATTCTGTTTGCAGTTATCCCTGCTGCGGGGCAAGGAGAGGACGTTCACCTTGCTTCATGCCCTTGTGGAACAGATCTCCTTACAAGAGCCTGATCTGGTGAAATTTTCTCAGGAACTGACAGAATTTGAGGCTGTTCCTGATGGTaagaggagggaggggaagaaagcCACCCAGTAATGGAGTCCCTCAACTTTTGTTGGAACTTCCATCCTAAAGTGCGAATGATATTTAGTGGCACgtttttccatctctcttcctttccagcTTCCATGAAGGGCCTAAGTGCTGAAGTTGATGGTATGTAAACGTGGTTTCTAAACTCAGAGAGAGATTTTCATACTTTGTGCAGTCGTTTGGAACAGGTTTTCATTGTACTTCTGTAGTTTGTAAAGAGAGGTAAATATACAAATATTGAGGTAAGGTGTTGCTATGGTGATATTTAGTCTGTCATTTTACTGTGAAGAATTTTCAAAAAGGAATAATAAAGCGTGCCCAGGTggttcagaaatacaaaaaatatatactgcTTGTGGTAAATAGCGTTTATTTTAAACTAGAGATGTTAGCAATATGAGCACTCTGTCCCAGTTACTGCAGTAAGATTGTCTCAGAGAAGCCAGTGCAGCAGGAGGAACCTTTGCACGGTTCAGCACAGAAGTTCAAGAATGTCTTTGAACCAAACTGGAGTCCATCTCTAGAAAGGAGTCCTACACCACTGAAGTCAGTAGGAGAGAACAGAATAAAGTCACTCAAATGTAAGACAGATTTTGGGAGACATTTACAACTTTGAACAGCACAGTAAGGTGACCGGCAAAGCCAGTGGAATTTAGAGTGAGCTCTGTGAGAGATGATAGAGAAGGTACCTGCATGGGTAAAAATAACTTACATGGTGttaaacatttataaaaatctgtcttttgAAAATGTGGCACGGACACTGACCAAATGTCACCACAGACTAGTAATTCCCATTTCAGCTTCTTGTAACATAATTTAATGACCATTGCTCTCAGCTTTTGGTTTGAAAAACCTCTTGTTCCCATTTTGTTGGGCTTGGGGAAGCAGACAGGCATCTAACTCAAGGCTACCAAAGACAGTATTTTACTTTGTTCCAAGAAATGCCAATTGAGTTTTTAGGAATATGTAAGTAGGTAGACCTATGTATATACAATCATTGTCTACCTTCAATCACTTGTGTTCTCTAGAGACCACGTTGGTACAATTGAGTAGTGCAACAGGCATGGGAGCTATAGTGTaagtgctgggagctgagctaTCAAAGGAGAGGAGTTAGGAGACCTGGAGGAGACTGACTGGCCTCTTTCCTCCTGGATTTCTGATGGGACCACTACAGAGCACTCTCTTACCTTCCAAGTACTGTTATCCAGAGCAGACAGGGAAGAAGATGGACGAAATGCTTCTGATCCAGCCTTTCACACCATGTTGTTCAAGACATGTCCTGGGGCTCATGCAGAGTGTATATGAGCAGCCTAACTGAGTTCAGGACTGAGTCACTGCATCCAAAGCTGTATTCTCTCCTCCCATTCTGTACAGCCAAAGCTCCCATGATGGCAATCTTCTGTAGGGCTTTCTGCCATCTGACAAGATTTCTTATTTGTTATAAAGagaatttttgttcttttatcttTAATGGAAGCCTGAATTTTCTATACAAAAAGGTAGGTTGGAAGAATGTTATTTTCACAGCTAATTCCTAAAGCCTAGGGAACATCAGATTTACAGCTGCTGCATAACCACACTATTGACCTCTTTATTACTTTGCAGTTGCTTGTGGGGTGATCACATACTATTTCTTTCCCGTAAGATCCATGCTTCCTTTaagatttctattttaaaacagaaattaaatatttctagaTGAACATATTATATAGACCCAGAGTCTCCTATTTTTTATGTCTCTTATAAATAAGACATTTGCATTCCTTTGGACACAACTGCACACTCatgaaatttctcattttctttctcctttgttaGTTCTAAAAAAGGAATTGGAAAATGTTACTCAGTGCAGGCGTCTTATCAAACCCAGGACAACCAAGGCAACACCCCAGGAGTCGCAGTTCTGCAGAGAACTAAAGGTAACATTACCCCAACCTTACCGTGGGCTGGAGATAAAAGATAAGTAACCTCCTTGGTTCGTGCTGAATCCTGCCCTGACAAGTGGATTGGGAGCATCTGAGGAAAAGCAgacttttatttctctctgataGCGTTTGATGAGGCATGGGAATGCCTTTTCAGAGCTTCTGTATCTCTTGCTTTTGCTTCACAGGCAAACGGGCTGGAATGGCTGAGGAGCAGATAGCTTCACAGTCAGCTGCAATAAACTCTTTGGAATAACAGCAATTTCAGAGCATGTGTGGATTTGTAGCAACTCCCTCTGCCCTCAGACAGCGGGGAAAATAGCATGGAGAAACAGCATCCAGGAGCTAGACTGAATTGTGATTATAGGTTGGCCTAAGATGATTCTGCCCATGCTAATGGCAGAGTGAGGTGGGCAggggagcactgcagaaagcagctgaggACGTGCTAGTTGCTCAGTGTGCTTCTTGAATGAATACTAAGTCatctaaaatgtatttgttacAAAGGAGTAGTGattaagaaattttctttttttcgaAGCTTAAGGCTTTGTTTTTCACTCAGTGAGAACTGGTGAGTGGCTGCCTTGCTTACAGTAAGGCTGGGCAGTGCCtaatgggttttgttttttgtctttgatgCCTTCATATTTGCAAGGCAATACATGTGCTTGATGTGTGCTTATCTTCTGTGAAACACGAAATTGTTCTGATGTGAAAATTTTGACTTAAATTCTCTTATTTTCACTATTTAATATCTGCTCTAACATTACACTCTTCTGCCAAATTAAGAAATTTTACTTTATTACAGGATTTGATTCAGAAATATGAAGGGGATCTATCCCAGCTGTCAAAAAGatgtgaagaaatgaagaagcttTATACCAGCGTGCTGGTACGTCTCATATTAAAATGCAATGAAAGAAACCTAAATTTCTtaagaatagaagaaaaatgcagaagttcCCATGTTTCCATGTGCCTTGCAGTAATACTGTCCACAGGAGGTGGACATGGATGgaatgttttgaaagaaattgtGTTTTATTCTTGAGGATTTataattcactttttaaagtGTTGATTGTCCAAAAATACATATGTAAAAAAGTAGATGTTCAGAATCTCAAGTTTTTTCCCAGCTGCTTTTTCGCTCACTTCCCCTTATTTTCTGAAGGTaggtattttatatattttctctcactttgaatggatttatttcttccaaataatGTTCTTGCTGGGCAGACCCTTTTGTATATTTATGAGGCAgcaaaaatgtaaagcaaataTAAAACAGGATGGGTGATCAAAGCCCAGACCATCAGCTGAACAGCGCCAGGAAGGAACAGCCCTGCTCACCTGGGATCTGATGTGGAAACGGGCTGTGTGTAGCCATGGAAATCACATTGCTCATGAAACAAAAATCCACAGGCCTACCTTTGTGATTTCATATTCTGCTTATAAAATCAATAATGACCTTGGCATGTGACACTTCTATGGAATTAACAATAAATTGGAGGTAACTGCCTGTGGAATAGCTGTGGGCTATCAACTTCTCATGGATGGTTGTTAGCTCCAGGAAATGCTTCTCTGATTGCTGTTTAATTGATGGTACGCCATAGGTGAGTGGTGAGGTGTGCCAAGGATCAAGAACCTGGAGCCCCCAGGAGGTGCAATTAGGAACACAACAGGCCAAACCATTAATCAGGTATCACTGGTTAATGTGCAAGTGTTTGTGGTTGGATTATACGTGAGTTTCCAAGTTCCCAGCAGAGGGTTTGCTCCCAAGAGCATCTTAGGTGTGCAGGTAATGATGGATAGCTGTCCAAACACTGTGGAAATACAACTACACTGCTGCTCATCCTGGGGAGAGCTGTACCTCCTGGTTATCTGGTAGCTCTCTATTGCAGGCAAGACAAGAACTTATAGCAACATAAGgctttttaaatttgtttttaaatctttcatgGAAACCTTTGGAGCATGTTCTCTATGTCTTCTGCTCAATTAGAAAAccattttaaatgcagttatGTTCTTTAACTCACTGATACCATTAAGGAGGATCTTTGGAAATGTCGGCAAACCTCTTGAATTAAAACTCAGCAACAATTTTAAGactaaaattacttttctgtcCTAGAACTGGAAAATACACATGGAAGTGATTTTAATTAATCCAGAAATCCCTCTCCTAGCAATTAACTTTGTAGTATGATTGCCTTTCACCTCTCGTTTCGCAGTAGAGAAAACGTGATGCCAATATTCAGGTTGCTTTTTCAGGTAAAAAGAAGAGAACAGGGAAAGGTGTCTCCTCGATGGATtaacttttcttccaaaatatcCACGTAAAcatgatattttttgtttgcaaaacaaaatgccaAAGAATTAAAGCATTTTGGCTTAAATCTGCTGCTATCACACCCACCATGATTCCACAGTGGATAGAAACCATTTCCCTAAtgtgcttcttttcttttacgGATTGGTTCATCTAAAAAACTGCAATCCCAAGAACTTTGCCAATGTAGGTGTTATCTGCTCTTTGGTGGTAGATCTGCAGTCCAGCCAGAGAAGCTGCTTTGTGCAGAGAACCAGGAAACAGTTACTGCAGTAATTTAATTACAACTCCCATGGCCACTTCTGCTTCAGGTGTTTCGAATCTCAGTTTAATGGACGTTTTGTCCAGCTCTAAGTTTTCTGATTGATCAATAATGATAATGAACGTATTCAGCCTTTCTCCTGCTCTTTTCATTACATTACAATCTTGGACACGGATTAATTTATTTGGATAATACtaatgttaaatatatttctcttttaaatttacAGGTAAAATTTGGGGAACCACAAGACCGGGACTCTCAGGAGCTGTTTGGATGGATATCTACGTTCATTAGTGAGTTTAGAAAGGCCTGTGCTGAAGTCATGCAGTAAGGACAACACTACTCATAAAAAGGGGAGAGTGAAGTGTAGGAAACTACATTTAAGTTAATTGTTTTGAAAGTTGCCCTGCCAATAAGGTGCACATTCCATTCCAGTTTGTACAGCAGTAGATTT
This genomic interval carries:
- the LOC100541072 gene encoding formin-I-like isoform X5 yields the protein MDNTRTQDAFSQDSQDLLTGSLFNYSIYKYKHYRWQKRILQIDFNTKTIFNIEKGIIKKQFPFSQVKSCEDAERRRFSIVFHGRQDYELEAVSLDDKRKIMYLLSRVMQSNSCRRPGEPCLERAAECDVVHEGVLDLQQNAFMSTEWVKYLVQLREGELTLYCIGLGAESKNACPAMNTIHLSGGNVSVSKENECGTFSIQTKGHNYLFRIPFTVQNYRTEDVSKLQNEWVSLIERYCQLCKGGFLSQEESQGDTSSEADYENVTVALNEHKEEALHFDVSAAKISLNKPSNSQTKPVKGDVAPASASTAVPLSKVEVPPAPPAFFQSCSLSPLAKRTKAFHWDVVPCDKIQKSIWGSCDPGKKKIDASRLCEQFQIQDVAVFSGSEPSGNQHIMLDRKVAHNFSIFLKSFRIKPSELKEKLYIIHEESGGLTDEQITTLRRYMLTPKDAEKYQAFRGCPSELHIVDQFMLEMCKIPHLGQRLDLLLAIRELPVSMGDLEPLINQKIQASKQLHSSQKFIAVLEYILAIGNHLNENAGKEKAKGFRLSSLTKLSLLRGKERTFTLLHALVEQISLQEPDLVKFSQELTEFEAVPDASMKGLSAEVDVLKKELENVTQCRRLIKPRTTKATPQESQFCRELKDLIQKYEGDLSQLSKRCEEMKKLYTSVLVKFGEPQDRDSQELFGWISTFISEFRKACAEVMQ
- the LOC100541072 gene encoding formin-I-like isoform X3 — its product is MDNTRTQDAFSQLSQEKILKIMNMVKNKEVSIEGALHLAQKEVYTDKDSQDLLTGSLFNYSIYKYKHYRWQKRILQIDFNTKTIFNIEKGIIKKQFPFSQVKSCEDAERRRFSIVFHGRQDYELEAVSLDDKRKIMYLLSRVMQSNSCRRPGEPCLERAAECDVVHEGVLDLQQNAFMSTEWVKYLVQLREGELTLYCIGLGAESKNACPAMNTIHLSGGNVSVSKENECGTFSIQTKGHNYLFRIPFTVQNYRTEDVSKLQNEWVSLIERYCQLCKGGFLSQEESQGDTSSEADYENVTVALNEHKEEALHFDVSAAKISLNKPSNSQTKPVKGDVAPASASTAVPLSKVEVPPAPPAFFQSCSLSPLAKRTKAFHWDVVPCDKIQKSIWGSCDPGKKKIDASRLCEQFQIQDVAVFSGSEPSGNQHIMLDRKVAHNFSIFLKSFRIKPSELKEKLYIIHEESGGLTDEQITTLRRYMLTPKDAEKYQAFRGCPSELHIVDQFMLEMCKIPHLGQRLDLLLAIRELPVSMGDLEPLINQKIQASKQLHSSQKFIAVLEYILAIGNHLNENAGKEKAKGFRLSSLTKLSLLRGKERTFTLLHALVEQISLQEPDLVKFSQELTEFEAVPDASMKGLSAEVDVLKKELENVTQCRRLIKPRTTKATPQESQFCRELKDLIQKYEGDLSQLSKRCEEMKKLYTSVLVKFGEPQDRDSQELFGWISTFISEFRKACAEVMQ
- the LOC100541072 gene encoding formin-I-like isoform X4, coding for MNMVKNKEVSIEGALHLAQKEVYTDKDSQDLLTGSLFNYSIYKYKHYRWQKRILQIDFNTKTIFNIEKGIIKKQFPFSQVKSCEDAERRRFSIVFHGRQDYELEAVSLDDKRKIMYLLSRVMQSNSCRRPGEPCLERAAECDVVHEGVLDLQQNAFMSTEWVKYLVQLREGELTLYCIGLGAESKNACPAMNTIHLSGGNVSVSKENECGTFSIQTKGHNYLFRIPFTVQNYRTEDVSKLQNEWVSLIERYCQLCKGGFLSQEESQGDTSSEADYENVTVALNEHKEEALHFDVSAAKISLNKPSNSQTKPVKGDVAPASASTAVPLSKVEVPPAPPAFFQSCSLSPLAKRTKAFHWDVVPCDKIQKSIWGSCDPGKKKIDASRLCEQFQIQDVAVFSGSEPSGNQHIMLDRKVAHNFSIFLKSFRIKPSELKEKLYIIHEESGGLTDEQITTLRRYMLTPKDAEKYQAFRGCPSELHIVDQFMLEMCKIPHLGQRLDLLLAIRELPVSMGDLEPLINQKIQASKQLHSSQKFIAVLEYILAIGNHLNENAGKEKAKGFRLSSLTKLSLLRGKERTFTLLHALVEQISLQEPDLVKFSQELTEFEAVPDASMKGLSAEVDVLKKELENVTQCRRLIKPRTTKATPQESQFCRELKDLIQKYEGDLSQLSKRCEEMKKLYTSVLVKFGEPQDRDSQELFGWISTFISEFRKACAEVMQ
- the LOC100541072 gene encoding formin-I-like isoform X2; translated protein: MIRRVVEYHSEIQLSQEKILKIMNMVKNKEVSIEGALHLAQKEVYTDKDSQDLLTGSLFNYSIYKYKHYRWQKRILQIDFNTKTIFNIEKGIIKKQFPFSQVKSCEDAERRRFSIVFHGRQDYELEAVSLDDKRKIMYLLSRVMQSNSCRRPGEPCLERAAECDVVHEGVLDLQQNAFMSTEWVKYLVQLREGELTLYCIGLGAESKNACPAMNTIHLSGGNVSVSKENECGTFSIQTKGHNYLFRIPFTVQNYRTEDVSKLQNEWVSLIERYCQLCKGGFLSQEESQGDTSSEADYENVTVALNEHKEEALHFDVSAAKISLNKPSNSQTKPVKGDVAPASASTAVPLSKVEVPPAPPAFFQSCSLSPLAKRTKAFHWDVVPCDKIQKSIWGSCDPGKKKIDASRLCEQFQIQDVAVFSGSEPSGNQHIMLDRKVAHNFSIFLKSFRIKPSELKEKLYIIHEESGGLTDEQITTLRRYMLTPKDAEKYQAFRGCPSELHIVDQFMLEMCKIPHLGQRLDLLLAIRELPVSMGDLEPLINQKIQASKQLHSSQKFIAVLEYILAIGNHLNENAGKEKAKGFRLSSLTKLSLLRGKERTFTLLHALVEQISLQEPDLVKFSQELTEFEAVPDASMKGLSAEVDVLKKELENVTQCRRLIKPRTTKATPQESQFCRELKDLIQKYEGDLSQLSKRCEEMKKLYTSVLVKFGEPQDRDSQELFGWISTFISEFRKACAEVMQ
- the LOC100541072 gene encoding formin-I-like isoform X1, with amino-acid sequence MARVEVLPCASWMRWSVGDWQRLCILLLSQEKILKIMNMVKNKEVSIEGALHLAQKEVYTDKDSQDLLTGSLFNYSIYKYKHYRWQKRILQIDFNTKTIFNIEKGIIKKQFPFSQVKSCEDAERRRFSIVFHGRQDYELEAVSLDDKRKIMYLLSRVMQSNSCRRPGEPCLERAAECDVVHEGVLDLQQNAFMSTEWVKYLVQLREGELTLYCIGLGAESKNACPAMNTIHLSGGNVSVSKENECGTFSIQTKGHNYLFRIPFTVQNYRTEDVSKLQNEWVSLIERYCQLCKGGFLSQEESQGDTSSEADYENVTVALNEHKEEALHFDVSAAKISLNKPSNSQTKPVKGDVAPASASTAVPLSKVEVPPAPPAFFQSCSLSPLAKRTKAFHWDVVPCDKIQKSIWGSCDPGKKKIDASRLCEQFQIQDVAVFSGSEPSGNQHIMLDRKVAHNFSIFLKSFRIKPSELKEKLYIIHEESGGLTDEQITTLRRYMLTPKDAEKYQAFRGCPSELHIVDQFMLEMCKIPHLGQRLDLLLAIRELPVSMGDLEPLINQKIQASKQLHSSQKFIAVLEYILAIGNHLNENAGKEKAKGFRLSSLTKLSLLRGKERTFTLLHALVEQISLQEPDLVKFSQELTEFEAVPDASMKGLSAEVDVLKKELENVTQCRRLIKPRTTKATPQESQFCRELKDLIQKYEGDLSQLSKRCEEMKKLYTSVLVKFGEPQDRDSQELFGWISTFISEFRKACAEVMQ